A stretch of Oscillatoria nigro-viridis PCC 7112 DNA encodes these proteins:
- a CDS encoding ParA family protein: MSKIIALFNQSGGVSKTSLTMNLGYHLAKRKQKVLLVDMDPQASLTAFMGLEPSELQETVYESIMNGSEAALCKNLHNMDLLPSNINLSGAELELVVADMRDSRLKEVIDPLSPNYDFILIDCPPSLGILSYISLVSSTHVLIPIQTEYKALKGTELLLQTIARVRKRANRKLQIAGVIPTLYDPRTVQAFQSLQSITTSMEKIAAIYPAVPRTVAFADASQQHVPLAAYNPKHPAVAVLDTIAQGLLALR, translated from the coding sequence ATGAGCAAAATTATTGCGCTGTTCAACCAGTCAGGTGGCGTCTCCAAAACCAGTTTGACAATGAATTTAGGCTACCATTTAGCCAAGCGGAAGCAAAAAGTCTTGTTAGTAGATATGGACCCCCAAGCCTCGCTTACCGCCTTCATGGGCTTGGAACCATCCGAGTTGCAGGAAACTGTGTACGAGTCCATTATGAACGGTTCTGAAGCGGCGCTCTGCAAAAACCTTCACAACATGGATTTGCTTCCTTCCAATATTAATTTGAGCGGAGCAGAGCTGGAACTGGTAGTGGCTGACATGAGAGATAGTCGGCTAAAAGAAGTCATTGACCCCCTCAGCCCCAACTATGACTTCATATTGATAGACTGCCCTCCCTCGCTCGGCATCCTATCCTATATCAGCCTGGTTTCCTCCACTCACGTCTTAATTCCGATTCAGACTGAATATAAAGCTCTCAAAGGAACCGAATTGCTGTTGCAAACCATTGCTCGCGTCAGGAAACGCGCTAATCGGAAATTGCAGATTGCTGGAGTGATTCCGACGCTGTACGATCCCCGTACTGTACAGGCATTTCAAAGTTTGCAGTCAATTACTACTTCTATGGAAAAGATTGCTGCGATTTACCCCGCCGTACCTCGGACTGTCGCTTTCGCCGATGCGTCACAGCAACACGTACCTCTGGCCGCGTACAATCCAAAACATCCAGCCGTCGCTGTACTCGATACTATTGCACAAGGACTTTTAGCTCTGCGATGA